The Streptococcus sp. 29896 genome includes a region encoding these proteins:
- a CDS encoding YlxQ-related RNA-binding protein gives MDSNKTQKILNLLGLAQRAGRLISGEELVVEAIQKKQAKLVFLAEDAGPNLRKKITDKSQTYQVEVVTAFSTLELSAAVGKSRKVLAVTDAGFTKKMRSIME, from the coding sequence TTGGACTCGAATAAGACACAGAAAATCCTCAACCTACTGGGCTTAGCCCAGCGAGCAGGTCGTTTGATTTCAGGCGAAGAATTGGTTGTGGAAGCCATTCAGAAAAAACAGGCCAAACTCGTCTTTTTAGCCGAGGATGCTGGTCCCAATCTAAGAAAAAAAATTACTGACAAAAGTCAGACTTATCAAGTAGAAGTTGTAACCGCGTTTTCAACGCTGGAATTAAGCGCCGCTGTCGGAAAGAGCCGTAAAGTTCTTGCTGTGACAGACGCTGGATTTACTAAGAAGATGAGGTCTATTATGGAATAG